The following are from one region of the Chlamydiota bacterium genome:
- a CDS encoding flippase-like domain-containing protein, with protein MKKRTRAVLGIALALCCLAVAFRGVNFGALWEALAHAEYRWLFPAMACVSVSMLFRVFRWGCLLSPTKRIGFMDLFSAISICFMANNVLPARSGEVIRAVLIGKKHGVSIGTVLATVVLERVSDALCVMGIFLFLVFSITFSPELEYLKHLALVLVAGYLGVLALLIAARVYPAAVEGGTHRLLVRLSPGLALRARAAVASFVRGLSVLRDGAQVALVVAHSVLVWAAIIGTYYFINRAFGVRGLGLTGYALLLSMLSLAVMVPSPGYLGSFQLAYRKALTVFGHAANTALAGGWIAWGSQYIFINLVGVICLWREGVSFRALEREEEAVEEEIGHDADTSTERSV; from the coding sequence ATGAAGAAACGCACGCGGGCCGTACTGGGGATCGCCCTTGCCCTATGCTGTCTCGCCGTGGCGTTCCGCGGCGTCAACTTCGGCGCCCTCTGGGAGGCCCTCGCCCATGCCGAGTACCGGTGGCTCTTCCCGGCGATGGCGTGCGTGTCGGTCTCGATGCTCTTCAGGGTGTTCCGCTGGGGATGTCTCCTCTCGCCGACGAAGCGCATCGGCTTCATGGATCTCTTCTCGGCCATCAGCATCTGCTTCATGGCCAACAACGTCCTGCCCGCCCGAAGCGGCGAGGTCATCCGCGCCGTGCTCATCGGGAAGAAACACGGCGTGAGCATCGGCACAGTGCTCGCCACGGTGGTGCTCGAACGGGTGTCCGACGCCCTGTGCGTGATGGGGATCTTTCTCTTCCTCGTCTTCTCGATCACCTTCAGCCCCGAACTGGAGTACCTCAAACACCTCGCCCTCGTGCTCGTGGCCGGCTACCTCGGGGTCCTGGCGCTCCTGATCGCCGCCAGGGTGTACCCCGCGGCCGTCGAGGGCGGGACGCACCGTCTCCTGGTCCGGCTCTCGCCCGGACTCGCCCTGCGGGCCCGCGCCGCCGTCGCCTCGTTCGTGCGGGGGCTGAGCGTCCTCAGGGACGGCGCCCAGGTCGCCCTGGTCGTGGCGCACTCGGTCCTGGTCTGGGCGGCGATAATAGGGACCTACTACTTCATCAACCGCGCCTTCGGGGTGCGCGGCCTCGGCCTGACCGGCTACGCCCTCCTCCTGTCGATGCTCTCCCTCGCCGTGATGGTCCCCAGCCCGGGCTACCTGGGCTCGTTCCAGCTCGCCTACCGGAAGGCGCTCACCGTCTTCGGGCACGCGGCCAACACCGCGCTCGCCGGCGGCTGGATCGCGTGGGGCTCGCAGTATATCTTCATCAACCTCGTCGGGGTCATCTGTCTCTGGCGCGAGGGGGTGAGCTTCCGCGCGCTGGAGCGCGAGGAGGAGGCGGTCGAGGAGGAGATCGGGCACGATGCGGATACGTCCACGGAAAGGAGCGTGTGA